The following are from one region of the Theropithecus gelada isolate Dixy chromosome 6, Tgel_1.0, whole genome shotgun sequence genome:
- the PTTG1 gene encoding securin isoform X1, translating into MATLIYVDKENGEPGTRVAAKDGLKFGSGPSIKALDGRSQVSTPRFGKTFDAPPALPKATRKALGTVNRATEKSVKTKGPLKQKQPNFSAKKMTEKTVKTKSSVPASDDAYPEIEKFFPFNPLGNFESFDLPEEHQIAHLPLSGVPLMILDEERELEKLFQLGPPSPVKMPSPPWESNLLQSPSSILSTLDVELPPVCCDIDI; encoded by the exons ATGGCTACTCTAATCTATGTTGATAAGGAAAATGGAGAACCAGGCACCCGTGTGGCTGCTAAGGATGGGCTGAAGTTTGGGTCTGGACCTT CAATCAAAGCCTTAGATGGGAGATCTCAAGTTTCAACACCACGTTTTGGCAAAACGTTCGATGCTCCACCAGCCTTACCTAAAGCTACAAGAAAGGCTTTGGGAACCGTCAACAGAGCTACAGAAAAGTCTGTAAAGACCAAGGGACCCCTCAAACAAAAACAGCCAAACTTTTCTGCCAAAAAG ATGACTGAGAAGACTGTTAAAACAAAAAGCTCTGTTCCTGCCTCAGATGATGCCtatccagaaatagaaaaattctttCCCTTCAATCCTCTAGGTA ACTTTGAGAGTTTTGACCTGCCTGAAGAGCACCAGATTGCGCATCTCCCCTTGAGTGGAGTGCCTCTCATGATCCTTGACGAGGAGAGAGAGCTTGAAAAGCTGTTTCAGCTGGGCCCCCCTTCACCTGTGAAGATGCCCTCTCCACCATGGGAATCCA ATCTGTTGCAGTCTCCTTCAAGCATTCTGTCGACCCTGGATGTTGAATTGCCACCTGTTTGCTGTGACAtagatatttaa
- the PTTG1 gene encoding securin isoform X2 translates to MATLIYVDKENGEPGTRVAAKDGLKFGSGPSIKALDGRSQVSTPRFGKTFDAPPALPKATRKALGTVNRATEKSVKTKGPLKQKQPNFSAKKMTEKTVKTKSSVPASDDAYPEIEKFFPFNPLDFESFDLPEEHQIAHLPLSGVPLMILDEERELEKLFQLGPPSPVKMPSPPWESNLLQSPSSILSTLDVELPPVCCDIDI, encoded by the exons ATGGCTACTCTAATCTATGTTGATAAGGAAAATGGAGAACCAGGCACCCGTGTGGCTGCTAAGGATGGGCTGAAGTTTGGGTCTGGACCTT CAATCAAAGCCTTAGATGGGAGATCTCAAGTTTCAACACCACGTTTTGGCAAAACGTTCGATGCTCCACCAGCCTTACCTAAAGCTACAAGAAAGGCTTTGGGAACCGTCAACAGAGCTACAGAAAAGTCTGTAAAGACCAAGGGACCCCTCAAACAAAAACAGCCAAACTTTTCTGCCAAAAAG ATGACTGAGAAGACTGTTAAAACAAAAAGCTCTGTTCCTGCCTCAGATGATGCCtatccagaaatagaaaaattctttCCCTTCAATCCTCTAG ACTTTGAGAGTTTTGACCTGCCTGAAGAGCACCAGATTGCGCATCTCCCCTTGAGTGGAGTGCCTCTCATGATCCTTGACGAGGAGAGAGAGCTTGAAAAGCTGTTTCAGCTGGGCCCCCCTTCACCTGTGAAGATGCCCTCTCCACCATGGGAATCCA ATCTGTTGCAGTCTCCTTCAAGCATTCTGTCGACCCTGGATGTTGAATTGCCACCTGTTTGCTGTGACAtagatatttaa